The Triticum urartu cultivar G1812 chromosome 6, Tu2.1, whole genome shotgun sequence genome includes the window AGCTGCGCCTCTACGACGGTCGCTTCCTTGCGAGCGACGGCCCTACCGCAGACGGCATCGTAGATGGCACGCTGCTCCGTGATGAAGTTGGGTTTTGCCACGGCCATGAGCGCCACAGCCTCCTCGCTCGCCATTCACCAACTCCTTTTGCTAGAGCTCACTCAACTGGTCATCCTGTTGCTTGTATGATTGGAAACGGGCAGTGAAGTGGGGACATCGTCCTGATGGCCTGCTTTCAGCCCCGACCTAAACCATGCTTCCGAAATTGGCAATTTCGGTAGCTGCCATGTCAATCTTTATAACCGCACGCCTATCATGTGCAGCTCCAGCTCGCTCGTATCTACGAATGTGCCACTGTGACTCTGTGAGCAAGTGTGGCACGCGTACACACCACTAGCACTTGATAGTTGATGGGGTCATCTGAACTTGTAATTAACACCTCACAGATCGACCTCTTCAACGATTAGTAGAGCTGAACCTGAAGAATTGTGCACCTCTGGTTGGTGCTGTCTCAAGGAAAGGGAGGGCGTTCGTTGTCAAGGGACGCACTGGCTACTACTATTACTACTAGTGGTAGTAATCTACTACGGAGTACGTAGTAGCGTAGTGTGTCGGATCCAACTGCTAGCAGCGACGACCTCCTTTCCTTCCCGGCGTTATCCGCTCGTAGCTAGCAGCTACACACTGAAAAATTATAGCGAGACCTCGACGTCGCAGGACCAGGTGAGCTCAGATAAATATCCAGAAAGCATTGTGTTCCTCCTCATCATCACTACTTGGCGGCTACAAAACGCACACGGCCGGCGTCAGACGACCACACGCAGTCAGCTGCCACTAGTGTGACCGTGTTAGTAGCCAGCTAGTTACCGGTGACTAGTGTCACTCTCTCCCTACCACCACTGGTGCCAAAGTAGGTCGTCATCGTCCGTCGTTGCGGTAATAGCAGCAGTAGCGGCAGcagtaaggccaactccaccgcatCATCCCAAACGGGCGTCCGATCTGACCGGATTTCGTTCGTTTGGGGTGACAATGGGTTCGTCCATGTTCATTTCTGTCCGTTGGATCGTGAGTGCGTCCAACACGCGGCCGCATCCTAAACCATGTTCAGAATATACGCGATTAAAAAACataaaaactaaaataaaatgacaaaaaaagtaaataaaagCAAATATAAAAACATAAAACATAAAATTTAACCATCACTGCCACAAAACAGCCCAGTTTCATTGTTCACATTGCCATAATTAACATAAAAATGACGCCGCCCGCGCGCTCCTGCCGTGCGGCCCGTCGATGCCGTCGTCGGCGCCATCTTCAGTGGCCGCCggtgtcgtcgtcgtcgctgacgTGGTCGACGTAGTCCGGCGGCGTCCAGATGTGGGCCGGTGGTGCATGGTAGACGGGGGCGGGCTGGAAGGCGGGAGGCGCCTGCACCGCCTCCTCCCGTGGCGGGGCCTCCCACTCCGGTGACCGTGGCCATTCGCCTGGAcggatgacaggtggggccggccgCGCGTGCACATTGATGTTGGTAGGTGGGAGGTAGGTGGCCGCTTGCCACGCGGCCCCGGTGCGGACGAGTATCGCGTCCGTTTGCTGTCCGCCGTGACCCAAACTCGACATATGTTTGCGCTCGAAATAAGCCGGTCCGCATACAAAACGGATCAGATGGGTGCAGGCCATAGCGCGCTGGACCGTCTGATTTGTCCCTTTTACCATAAATGGACGGGGCCGGACGGAATGGGGTcgtgcggtggagttggcctaagtGTGAAGTAGAGGATAGGGAAGGGACAACAACAGCCGGAAGCAGCAGTGGCTGATGTGAAGAGCAGTGTGAGTGTGTGATCTAGCTAGCTAGCAGCAGCATGCGGCTTGTGGATCGGAGGAAAGGCATGGAGCTTTTCTTTTCAGGAGGATAGTGTGATGAGTGAGTGGTGCCGTGCTAGCTACAGGTGTGAGTGAGTGAGTGAGTGGCACCAGAGAGCGCGACCCTGCAACCAATCAATTCCCTCCCCTGCCCTGCACTTCACTCTCAATCGTAGAGCAACTTTCGCTGCTTGGCCCTGTGCTGCGTAGAGTGTGTGTGCACATGATTTCTGTGTACATACGTGCGCTTCTTGTGCACTCAAAAGGCCACCCCTTCGCCTCGCTTTTGGCCTCGTCTCACACCGGCCCCGTGAGAAGCACCACCGCCCCTTTTATGAACAACTTTTTTCCTACTTACAATTGGCGCATGTACCATAGTGATACACAATTCTCTTTGGAGAAAATAAAGTaataagggggggggggggggggggggctagccTCGCGCCGAGCTCGAGGACCATGGCCAAGACCCCGCTGGGCGACGGTAATACGAGCGTTGGGGGCGGCGTTGCGGCGAGATGCGGGGCAGCGTGTTGTGTGAGCGAAATGCAAGAGGGGTTCCCCCCTTGTCTGCGAGATGTGCGAGTGAAGGACAATGCAGATCCAACGGCGTACGTAAGGTGCAAGGTGCAGCTGGGGAGGCGACCGATCGCAGCCTACGATCGGTGGATCGACGCCAAGTACTGATCGGAGCTCAACACCATGTCACCAGGAACTGGCATTGACAATGGAATCTTTTTTTTGTTGGTGAACCATTGTTATATAAGTTTTGGAAGTGGATCATTTCTAGGTGAAGTTTAGAACATGGCCTCTCAATTCTCACTAGGGATAAAAAAACAAAGAAGTcaaaaaacagaaacaaaattTTCTATGTAATGCTCGATTGTTGAACTTCACTGGCCGGAAATAAGCCCAGTCCTCCCcagcaaaaaagaaaaagaaaatgaggTCAATCCTATTCCTCGTGTTATTGTGCTGAATAAATGGCATAAACCGCATGGAGGGCTGTTAACGGGCAGTCCCATTTTCGGTCGCAATTGGATTTCTTCCATCTATTTCCGTGCACCTTTGAGTtatcttttttcttcttctttttctgttGGTTTTCCCCGCtttgtactagttttcttttttTGGTTGATTTATATCTTTATTCGTTTTCCGATTCCTATTCGTTTAATTTTTTAAATTCATGATCATTTTTAAGTTGAATAATATTTTTAAAGTCATGATTATTTGAAAATTAGAAatatttttaaattcatgaaAAAAATTTGACTATGTCTTATGATTTTCTAAACTATTTTTATATTAGACATactatttttttttgaaaaataaaaACTAAACAAGACCGACTGAAAACAGTCGGACCCAGACATGCACGAATCTACTTACACCCGGCATGGCGTTTCCTCAACTACTACAAGGTCTCAAAAAAACAATCAGGTTTTTGGTTTTAGCACCCAACGAACCCTTTTTTTCTAGACTCCAATCCCTGGCGACTGTTGGCCACGGGGGGTGGCAACCACGAACCCCCGAGATGGCAATTTATATGGCCGGGTGCAGCGTTTTTCAAAATAGCCATGGCAGTTTGTTTAAAATGTGGGGAGTTTTGGGTTCACCGAAAACATATTATGGATCCGTATCTGCGTTAAGCGGACGCCTCTAGTATGATATGAGAAGAGAGTGAGTTTCTCACATATATCCCACAACCAAGTGCCCAAAGATATTTTGGATGTCAACAACTGAACTATGGACCAAAATCCTATGAATAAATTGTAGTGATCAGACCTGCATACTACATTTTGCATGGACGAGGTGAAGGTAACTAGAAAGTGAGATCGAGTACGTGATCACGCATGCAAGGTATATATGCTGCTGCTAACTTTTGTGGTGTGGCGGCATGGGGACCGTCCAGGTGCTGCGAGTATACTTTTCGTGACATGCACTTTAACTGATCACGGCAGCACAGAAAGAACAAAAGGGAAAGAAAGACATCAAGATCCAGTGGACGCACGGTGCATGCAAGGTCGTCCGTCCGTCCATGGATGGATGGACGGACGGATGCATGCCGCATGCATCAGGCTCATTCGCATGGTCTCATCCCGTTATTATCCTCACGTGTTGGTTTTAAGCTTCCAAGCATGAACTAGCTGCAAGTAGTAGGAGCAGTACTACTTCTAGCTAGGAGTTGTAGTACAACGACTTTTAAACTCGATTGCCCTCGTCGGTCAGTCAGTCAGTCAAGTGTACGTACAAAACTAAGGTATCCATCGGCAGTACGTGCCTAATCAATTGCGTACGGATCATTATCGAATTGCGTGTGCTGACGCCCAACCATgtacatgtactccctccgttccaaattacttgtcgcgGATATGGATGTatttagatgtattttagttttagatgcATCTATTTCTGCGACGAATAATTTGGAACGAAGGGAATACGTATGTACCTATCTATATGGTAGTCGCTAGACGTATGTACGAGTTCGATCTCTCTCTTATCTTGAGAGTACAGACTACAGAGCTTTTCTTCTTTTATTCCGCAGAACTGAGAGTATAAAGTTCATCCAAACACACAAGATTATTACGTACTGTATTGTACACGAACGTACCATATGACCTAAAAAAATACACACACGCAAAAAAGAGGAAAGAAAACTGTGGCATGCATGCATAGTCTGTGGCTGTACTTAAGGTGCAAGTGAAGTGCACGTATGAACTCCTCCAAAGTATACTTTTGTAGCTTGCGGTACTAGTACTACTTCCTttttttcggtttatagggcttatcttaaaattttagtttttttattttataaggctcaatttggttgttcgtcatcacatgttcagactttaaggtgcattaaatcattgcatgcaagtattaaaaGAAAACTGACTAATGCAtacatgcattgcaattaatgcattcgtaaacataatttttttgaGAAAACAAGAGCATTAGTTGGTTGCTTTTGCAAACTATAAAAAATATTTCACCACTCATCATCTATCTTgattggtgagatttttgaattgagacttataaaccgaaaaggagggagtacaaGCGTACGTGCAACCTACCTAGCTAGCTACTTCTTCACTCCAGCTTAATATGACCTGCTGCTAATCGCTTCATTATCCATCCTCGTGGCAGTTAAGTATACTACTGTACTCCGTCGAGTAGTCAAATGTATCCACACATCGATCGTCGATCTCTTTCGAAGCAAAGTAACAATCTTTTTTTTTGGCTGACAGATAGAGATCTGGTGCTACTTAATTAGAGCGCGTGGCATGCGTGTGCTACTTAATTAGGGAGCAACATGGACGCACGCATGATCATACTGGAGTAGTATTATACTAGTGCTCCATCCATCGTAAGCTCAAAATCGCATGCATGCATAGGCTTCAACTTAACAGGGCACTCGAATTTGCCCACTGTTTTAGAATAATTGGCACAAACCTTTGGCCAACTACTACTCTGTTACTAGTATGTATATATTTTGCACGATGTGAAAACAATATGGTATCGTTAGATTCATCACATCAATTAGTTAATTATTATTTTCTCCGTAAATTTTTGTACCAAGACATTTTAGATCACTagtatgtactccctccgtccgtgTTTATTAGGCCTCTCAGCATCACAAGCACGTCCCTTTTTATAAGGCCTGGCTTTGAAaaggtgcatgcatgcaatcaTTTCATTGGTTGCATTGAAAGCCATTGTTGTTGGTATCATGACTGAGAAATTAATACACTTCATGCGTGTTTTTTCATTggctgcatgcatgtgagaagGTGCATTGGGAGTGTGATGAAAGAGTTAATGTGAGCAAATTACTATGTGTCTTGGTCTAAAAAAAATTGTCTTTGGGCCTAATAAATCTGGACGGAGAAAGTACGCAGTAATCACACATCCTCCCTTTCAAGAAAGAACTAGAGAAACAACACTGCACATTGGCGGTGGTGGTGGGGCCTATAGGTGGCAAAGGCTAGTTTCCGGGCAGTAGCGGTGGGGCCTATAGGTACGAGTGACatcttttttttgaaaaaaaaaacttTTGATCTATTAATCTTTTATCATGACGGCACAACAAACATCAAAAATAACAAAAATTACATCCAAATTTATAGACCACCTAGCGACCATTAAAAGCATTGAAGCGAGCCGAAGACGTgtcgccgtcatcgcccctccctcgccggagccggGCAAAACTTGTTGTACTAGATAATCGAAAAGTCGTCGTGCTAAAGGCCCGTAGAACCAGCGCAACGGAACAtcaaccgccgccgatgaagagtAGCATAGATCGGAAGAATCCAACGCGAAGAAACACAAGCGTAGACGAACTACACTGAGCCGATCCACCAAGGACATATCCGctggagacacacctccacactcCCACTGACGATGCTAGACATACCACCAGGACGAGGGTTAGGCGGGGAAAACATTATTTCATCTTCAGAAAACCCCTGCCCGTCTCGTCTTCCTAAATAGAACACAAACCCTAATAACAAAACTCAAAAGAGCACTCGAAACCAGAGTTGTCCCGCCAGCAAAGGTCAGAATTCATCGCGCTTTCATGGCGCTAAGGCCATCTAAGACGAGACAGACCGGCAGCGGTGTCGACGAAAGGTAGAAGAACCCCAAGTTTTTTTCGCCTCTTAGGTGAGGAGACGACTGCGTGGTGAGACAGATATATAAAGGATGGTCCCTTTTTGTTAGGCTAGGTACGAGTGACGTCATCATGcacgtcgccgccccggccggccggccggccatcTCATCATCTCAACCCATGTGAGTGACGTCGCTCCGCCGGCGTCCGTCCTTCGGAGGGGTTGGGCATTTGGAGCGGTTCTCTACTCTCTAGCTTCATTTCTTAGCAGACACGAACACGAGGGAAGTGATTGATTGGGTTTGGGTGGGCACCTGCACCCCATATTCAGAGGGGAGAAAATGGAAGGGGCATGTGCAGACACGCTCAAGCCACCGAACCTAACTAAGGATCGGCCGACACGTGGCAGTCCCACTCAACATCAGCTGTAGCAAATTATCTTTCTGCAATAAGAAAAAAAATTACAAGTAATAACCTGTCTGAACCATAAAAAAGAACAAGAGAAACTGGTGTCAGCTGATTAGGTACGTCGGTGATTGGAGCCTGGAGGCCATTGCATTGCATTTCAGAATGCAGATCATTCGTTCGAGAAATCCATGTCTGTGTGTCTGTCGGCCAGCCAGCAAGGCCGACATCAGCCAACAGAAGAAGATTAGGTTAGCGATGATGGCTGGCCGGCAGATGTTTGCCAATGAAGGCCGCTCCATATCAACGCCCAAGCCTCCAACTATGGAGTCTCTCGAGACGTACATGGATCGTACttcctctgtaaactaatataaaagcgtttagattACTATTTTAGTTATGAGGTAATATCACTAGCAGTCACAAAACTTGCGTTGGATGTGCATTTTAGTGCTAAAACTTGCAAAATACATCGTTGTAGTCGCATAACTTGCGTTTACGTGCACATACGGTCACAAATCCCGTCTGCCTTCATACGACGTGCTGGCGTGGCATACCTGGCCCGCTGGCAGCCTCTGATTCCGTCCGGTGCGGCGCGCGCGCGTCTtctttgcagaaaaccccttagcCCGTTTCGTAATTAGCTGAAAACCCCTCCAACGGGGGGAACAGGCAGGCCTGCTATTTTTGCCCAAAGGGTCCCCAAAAATGCTACCGTTCATTCCCACTCCTCCTCACCGCTTCGTCTCCCTCCTCTGTGTCGTTCCTCTGTCTCCGTCGATTTTTCCAACACGGTGGCGACACGGCGGCCGTCGTCGTAGGACATGGATGACCCGCGTCATCGGGTGCGAGGCGATCCAGCGCCGCCGTATGGTTAGTCCTACTGTCCTCTGTCGTTTCTGACTCTGCATCTGTTCGTTGTTATGTTCGCCGTCTCCGACGTAGTTAGGGTTCATGGGGTAGGGCGATCAAGTCTGATTGATGTACGTTGGCGCCGTGCGTAGCCCGTTCTGGACTTAGGCATTACGTTGCGGAATTGTGCTAGGGTTTAATTAGGGGTTATTGAGGAGGTCGCTTTATCCATAGAAATTGATGATCAGAGGAACGAGAGGCCTCCATGTAAATTGTTCTAGTGTTTAATTGGGGGAAATTATTTATTAGATATTTGACAATGTGTACTGCTGCTAGTTGAATCTTTCAAAAGTCTGAATGTGTGCAGTGTTATCTGAAGTCTGACAATGTGTAATCCTGCGTCTAGTTTAGTCGTCAGTTAAATTCAGCTAGGAATAAAACGGCTAGTGCATGAGCTTATTTGTAGGAGTAACCACGACGTGTGGTGTtagagtcctagtcggacacagATGGGCACTTGTAGTAGTTGTAGGATTAGAAGTCCAAACCGAGTAGGTTTGAGTGCTAGTCCAAGCTGCTATATATATACGCACGTATAATCCCTGTAACTTGTACCGATCAGAAGAAAAGCAATAAAAGAGCAAGGCACGTCAAGAGCCTTTGGCTATCAATCCATCGATCAGTTTTGTTCTGCCGACAGGTTTCGCCGAGACAGCCGATCGCTAGCTTCGCTAGTTGCAAGCTCGCCAGCTCTACGTACAGGAATCAATTAAGCTGCTTGCCTGCTAGCTAGCTTTGCACATCATACGTGTATTAGCTCCTGGGAGTTTTGGTCTAGCGATCAAAAGCCAACATTATTTGTGCACTGACCGAGAAACGAACTTGCTGCCGCTGTTTGACATTGCTGCAGTTAACTGAAGTTGGCATTTGCTGAATTTTTTCTCTGAACTTGTTGGGAGGACTGATGTACTTGTTAACTGAATTTTTTCTCTGAACTTGTTGGGAGGACTGATGTACTTGTTAACTGAATTTTTTCTCTGAACTTGTTGGGAGGACTGATGTACTTGTTAACTGAATCTGACATTTTAACATGATGTACTGATTTGTTATGAACTCTTTTACATTGCAGGAGATTTTGATGGTCTGTTCAGTGTTGAGATCCACTATAGTGGTTTCTTTTGTGGCAGTGACATAAACAGAACATACATGGACTATGAGGTTGATTGGTTTGACAATTGTCAGACTGACACTTGGTCCTTACTCTGGATTGATGACTTTCTTCTGCAGCTGGGCTATGATAGACAAGCTTCAAAGATTGATGTTTACTGGTGTGAACCAAGAAAGACAGTTAGTGATGGCCTGAAGCTCTTGACCTGTGATGCCGACATTGTTCTTATGATTTGTGCAACATTAGAGCACAAGAACCTGCTGCTGATAGTAGACCATGGTGATACCCTGCAGTCATTAAACAAAGATGATGTTCTGACAAATGGAGTGAAGGATCCACCTAAGGTTATTACTCCAAAGAGGCATGGAAAAGAAAATGTCAGTTATCCAGAGAAAGAGCAGAGTCCTAGAGAGAAAATGTCAAGGACAACAAGGAGATCTATGTCATTTGGAGAAGGATGTAGCTCAAGGAATGCTATGGAGGAGGAGAATATTGAGGATGTTAACAATAGTGAAGAAGAGGGAAATGATGAGGATGCAGGGTCAGAAACAGATGAGGAGTTCTATGAGAGTGACTATGAAGTTGCAGAAGGTGATGATGATTTGTTTGACGCAAATGTAGACAAAGATGTTGATGATCACAGAGAGAAGAACATATTGCCAGACTTTGAAGAAGAACTTCCAGAAGATGCTTTGGAGGACAGCCACTTAAATATGTcgaaagaagagaaagagaagCTGAAGCACAAATTCAGTACTTTCAACCCAACAACTGATCTGAATGCACCTGTGTTTAAGATTGGGTTGGTGTTTGCAGATATGAAGGAATTGAGGCATGCTCTCACTGCATACAGTGTAAGGAATAGGGTGAAAGTGAACAAGCTCCGAAATACTTCAGTATCACTAGAGGCTGTATGCAAGCCTGGTTGCACTTGGTACTTGAAGGCAGGTAAAGATAACAGGTCAAGTAGCATACAGATCAAGAAGTATGTTGACAATCACACTTGCACAAAAGCATGGGACCTGAGAGTTCTGACTGCTCCTTTTCTTACTAACAAGTTCAGAGAAGAATTCAGAGACAATGAAAAAATGCCTCTGAAGAAATTTTCAGATAAGGTGGAGACAGAATATAATTTGGTTCCACACAGGAGTAAGTTGGGAAGAGCTAGGAGAGCAGCAGTGAATCAAATAAGGGGAGTAGATGATGACCAATATAATACTTTGTGGGACTATGGTCAGGAGCTTAGAAGGAGCAATCCAGGAAGCCAGTTCTTCTTGTGCACTAAGGAAGTATTTGATGAGAAGACAAAGAAGGTACAAGACCACTTTTCCACATTGTACTGGTCATATGATGCATGCAAGAGGGGATTCCTTAAGGGATGTAGACCAATCATTTTCCTGGATGGTTGTCACATTAAAACGAGATACAAGGGAACATTACTAACAGCCGTTGGAATCGATCCCAATGATTGTATCTTTCCAGTAGCATTTGGGTTATGTGAAGTGGAGTCAACCCATAGCTGGGAGTGGTTCTTAGCATCCTTAAAGGATGACCTGAACATAATGAACACCTCACCATACACCATTATGAGTGACAAGCAGAAGGTTAGTACTAGATCATTCAATTTCTTCATTGCAACAACATAAGTGTGTGCTGTTTTGCAGAGATTAATGTGTTCTGTTTTGCAGGGATTAATAAATGCAGTGAAAAAGGTTTTCCCTCATTC containing:
- the LOC125517075 gene encoding uncharacterized protein LOC125517075; its protein translation is MAKTPLGDGDFDGLFSVEIHYSGFFCGSDINRTYMDYEVDWFDNCQTDTWSLLWIDDFLLQLGYDRQASKIDVYWCEPRKTVSDGLKLLTCDADIVLMICATLEHKNLLLIVDHGDTLQSLNKDDVLTNGVKDPPKVITPKRHGKENVSYPEKEQSPREKMSRTTRRSMSFGEGCSSRNAMEEENIEDVNNSEEEGNDEDAGSETDEEFYESDYEVAEGDDDLFDANVDKDVDDHREKNILPDFEEELPEDALEDSHLNMSKEEKEKLKHKFSTFNPTTDLNAPVFKIGLVFADMKELRHALTAYSVRNRVKVNKLRNTSVSLEAVCKPGCTWYLKAGKDNRSSSIQIKKYVDNHTCTKAWDLRVLTAPFLTNKFREEFRDNEKMPLKKFSDKVETEYNLVPHRSKLGRARRAAVNQIRGVDDDQYNTLWDYGQELRRSNPGSQFFLCTKEVFDEKTKKVQDHFSTLYWSYDACKRGFLKGCRPIIFLDGCHIKTRYKGTLLTAVGIDPNDCIFPVAFGLCEVESTHSWEWFLASLKDDLNIMNTSPYTIMSDKQKGLINAVKKVFPHSEHRNCVRHIYQNFHKVHKGEQLKNDLWSIARSIQ